In Lascolabacillus massiliensis, a single genomic region encodes these proteins:
- the uvrB gene encoding excinuclease ABC subunit UvrB, with amino-acid sequence MEFQLTSEFKPTGDQPEAIAALVEGLQQKVPYQTLLGVTGSGKTFTIANVINQINKPTLVLSHNKTLAAQLYSEFKSFFPNNAVEYFVSYYDYYQPEAYLPTTDTYIEKDLSINDEIEKLRLAATSSLLSGRNDVIVISSVSCLYGIGNPEDFQKTTVDVRIGQKIERDKFLRLLVNSLYSRNETAEFDRGNFRVKGDTVDVFLAYHDYIVRVIFWGDEIESVETVDPLTGVTTERMDSYRIFPANLFVTTQERINRAVDEILIDLGKQVEFFQEIGKPLEAKRLYERVTYDVEMIKEIGYCSGIENYSRYFDGREPGTRPFCLLDFFPDDYLTVIDESHVTIPQIRAMYGGDHSRKINLVEYGFRLPAAIDNRPLKFEEFEALTPEIIFVSATPADYELEKSEGVVVDQLIRPTGLLDPPIDVRPSLNQIDDLMEEIQQRTEKDERVLVTTLTKRMAEELTDYLTHNGVRCNYIHSDVETLERVKIMDDLRRGLFDVLIGVNLLREGLDLPEVSLVAVLDADKEGFLRSHRSLTQTAGRAARNVNGKVIFYADKITQSMQMTIDETNRRREKQMKYNEEHGIIPQQIRKSHASALGKEYKSTIEAKAYVEPDYSSLAAETLEKYATKDDLKTKIEQTRKAMLAAAKKLEFLEAAQLRDQLAMLEDMLK; translated from the coding sequence ATGGAATTTCAGCTTACATCAGAATTTAAACCTACCGGTGACCAGCCTGAAGCAATTGCAGCTTTGGTTGAGGGCCTGCAGCAAAAAGTGCCTTACCAGACACTTTTGGGAGTTACAGGCTCCGGAAAGACTTTCACTATTGCAAACGTAATTAATCAGATAAATAAACCTACACTTGTACTGAGTCACAATAAAACACTTGCTGCTCAACTATACAGTGAGTTCAAGAGTTTTTTCCCAAATAACGCGGTAGAATATTTTGTTTCATACTACGATTATTATCAACCTGAAGCATATCTTCCTACTACTGATACCTATATAGAAAAGGACCTATCGATAAATGATGAGATAGAGAAACTACGACTTGCAGCTACCTCTTCTCTGCTTTCAGGTAGAAATGATGTGATTGTTATTTCATCTGTATCCTGTTTGTATGGAATAGGAAATCCTGAAGATTTTCAAAAGACTACAGTGGATGTTAGAATAGGTCAAAAGATTGAAAGGGATAAGTTTTTACGATTACTTGTTAATAGCTTGTACTCCAGAAATGAAACAGCTGAGTTCGATCGTGGAAATTTCAGGGTTAAGGGTGATACTGTTGACGTGTTCCTTGCATATCATGATTATATTGTCAGAGTGATTTTCTGGGGTGACGAGATTGAGAGTGTGGAAACTGTTGATCCGTTGACAGGTGTTACAACTGAGAGAATGGATTCATACCGTATATTTCCTGCTAACCTTTTTGTAACTACACAGGAGAGGATCAACCGTGCAGTCGATGAGATACTTATTGATCTTGGAAAACAGGTGGAGTTTTTTCAGGAGATTGGGAAGCCTCTTGAGGCAAAGCGTCTGTATGAAAGAGTTACATATGATGTGGAGATGATAAAGGAGATAGGGTATTGTTCCGGGATAGAGAACTATTCACGATATTTTGATGGAAGGGAACCTGGTACACGTCCATTCTGCTTGCTTGACTTCTTCCCGGATGATTACCTTACTGTAATTGATGAGAGTCATGTTACAATACCTCAGATACGTGCGATGTATGGAGGTGATCACTCACGTAAAATAAATCTTGTTGAGTATGGATTCCGTCTCCCGGCTGCAATTGATAACAGGCCGCTGAAGTTTGAAGAGTTTGAAGCATTGACTCCCGAGATAATTTTTGTGAGTGCAACACCTGCAGATTATGAATTGGAGAAGTCTGAAGGTGTTGTGGTTGACCAGCTGATAAGACCCACCGGTTTGCTTGATCCTCCAATTGATGTGAGACCTAGTTTGAATCAGATAGATGATTTAATGGAGGAGATTCAGCAGAGAACTGAAAAGGATGAGAGGGTTCTGGTTACAACCCTTACAAAGAGAATGGCTGAAGAGCTTACTGATTATCTCACTCACAATGGTGTAAGATGTAATTATATACACTCTGATGTGGAAACACTTGAAAGAGTAAAGATCATGGATGATCTGAGAAGAGGTTTGTTTGATGTTTTAATTGGTGTGAATCTATTAAGGGAGGGATTGGATCTTCCGGAAGTATCGCTAGTGGCTGTTCTTGATGCTGATAAAGAGGGTTTCCTTAGATCACATCGCTCACTGACACAAACGGCAGGCCGTGCCGCCCGAAATGTGAATGGCAAGGTTATATTTTATGCAGATAAGATTACTCAAAGTATGCAGATGACGATAGATGAGACTAATCGTCGCCGGGAAAAGCAGATGAAATATAACGAGGAGCATGGTATTATTCCACAGCAAATTAGAAAAAGTCATGCCTCAGCACTCGGAAAAGAGTATAAATCCACAATTGAGGCAAAAGCATATGTTGAGCCTGATTACTCATCACTGGCAGCTGAGACACTTGAAAAATATGCTACAAAAGATGACCTTAAAACTAAAATAGAGCAAACTCGTAAAGCTATGCTCGCAGCAGCTAAGAAGCTTGAGTTTCTTGAGGCTGCTCAGCTTAGAGATCAATTAGCAATGTTAGAAGATATGTTGAAATAA
- a CDS encoding formate--tetrahydrofolate ligase has product MKSDIQIARETRLKRIKDVAEGIGIPRDEVINFGRHMAKIPVELINMEKVDQSNLILVTAITPTKAGVGKTTVSIGLALGLNKIGKNAIVALREPSLGPVFGMKGGAAGGGYAQVLPMENINLHFTGDFHAVTTAHNTIAALLENYNFRVQGTGDALKQILWKRVLDVNDRSLRYIVTGLGPGNGIPQEAGFDITAASELMAILCLSEDEDDLRRRIENILLGYKQNGEPFTVKDLGVAGAITVLMKDAIHPNLVQTTENTPAFIHGGPFANIAHGCNSVIATKMAMTFGDYVITEAGFGADLGAEKFFNIKCRKSGLRPKLSVIVVTAQGLKMHGGTPEKDIKAPDLNGLQKGLGNLEKHLSNLASFGQSVVVAFNKYAFDTEEEIDAVRKFCEDRGVSFAVNEAFTKGGDGAIELAEKVVEAIEKRPSGELKFTYSDKDDIETKINKIAKHIYGAQDVVLSETAIKKLKMIQNTNLEKMPVCIAKTQYSFSADPNWYGVAKDFRLKINDLVINQGSEFIVAIAGQMMRMPGLPADPQAKRIDIVNGEIEGLS; this is encoded by the coding sequence ATGAAATCGGATATTCAAATTGCAAGAGAAACGCGTCTGAAACGTATTAAAGATGTGGCAGAAGGAATAGGTATTCCACGTGACGAAGTGATTAATTTTGGCAGGCATATGGCAAAGATTCCTGTTGAATTGATTAATATGGAGAAGGTGGATCAAAGTAACCTAATTCTTGTTACAGCTATAACGCCTACCAAAGCAGGCGTAGGGAAAACAACAGTTTCAATAGGTTTAGCCTTAGGGTTAAACAAAATAGGGAAAAATGCAATTGTTGCTTTGCGTGAGCCATCACTGGGACCGGTTTTTGGGATGAAAGGCGGTGCTGCGGGTGGCGGATATGCGCAAGTACTACCAATGGAAAATATCAATCTTCACTTCACAGGTGATTTTCATGCTGTTACTACTGCACATAATACTATTGCTGCATTGCTTGAGAACTATAATTTTCGTGTTCAGGGAACAGGCGATGCCTTAAAGCAGATATTGTGGAAAAGGGTGCTGGATGTTAATGACCGCAGCTTGAGGTATATTGTTACCGGACTGGGACCGGGAAATGGAATTCCACAAGAGGCAGGGTTTGATATCACAGCGGCATCTGAACTTATGGCGATCCTTTGTCTATCAGAGGATGAGGATGATTTGAGAAGACGAATAGAAAATATTCTGTTAGGTTATAAGCAAAATGGCGAGCCTTTTACAGTTAAGGATCTTGGTGTTGCAGGCGCTATAACTGTTCTAATGAAAGATGCTATACATCCAAATTTAGTTCAAACTACAGAAAACACTCCGGCTTTTATTCATGGTGGTCCTTTTGCAAATATCGCCCATGGCTGTAACTCTGTTATAGCAACCAAAATGGCAATGACCTTTGGTGACTATGTTATTACTGAGGCAGGTTTTGGGGCAGATCTGGGAGCAGAGAAGTTTTTCAATATAAAGTGTCGTAAGAGTGGGTTGCGACCAAAATTATCTGTTATAGTTGTTACTGCTCAGGGTCTTAAAATGCATGGTGGAACTCCTGAAAAGGATATCAAGGCTCCAGATTTGAATGGGCTGCAAAAAGGACTAGGTAACCTTGAAAAGCATTTGAGCAATCTGGCCTCTTTTGGGCAATCGGTAGTTGTTGCTTTTAACAAATATGCTTTCGATACAGAGGAGGAGATTGATGCTGTTCGTAAGTTTTGTGAGGATCGCGGAGTCTCATTTGCTGTAAACGAGGCATTTACTAAGGGAGGTGATGGTGCCATTGAACTAGCAGAAAAGGTGGTTGAAGCAATTGAGAAAAGGCCTTCGGGTGAATTGAAATTTACCTATAGTGATAAAGATGACATTGAAACAAAGATCAATAAAATTGCCAAACATATATATGGTGCTCAAGATGTGGTTTTAAGTGAGACTGCAATTAAGAAGCTCAAGATGATTCAGAATACGAATCTGGAAAAAATGCCTGTATGTATAGCAAAAACACAATACTCTTTTTCTGCAGATCCTAACTGGTATGGTGTGGCTAAGGATTTTCGACTGAAGATTAATGACTTGGTAATAAATCAGGGATCTGAATTTATAGTTGCAATAGCAGGTCAGATGATGCGTATGCCTGGTCTGCCGGCTGATCCGCAAGCTAAACGTATTGATATAGTTAATGGAGAAATTGAGGGTTTAAGCTGA
- the hemW gene encoding radical SAM family heme chaperone HemW, protein MNKTFSENIKPAGIYVHIPFCKIRCTYCDFYTLTNETRIDAFVESLCKEIELRKDEIKEPVKTVYFGGGTPSRLSEHHFNKIFDSLYQNFKIEPTSEITVEANPDDLSDEYVEMLARLPVNRLSIGIQSFDDNELKFLSRRHSAIQAINAVKRCQMNGFSNISIDLMYGLPNQTTKIWEQNLKQATSLGIQHLSAYHLIYEEKTRMYSMLKAGKIEPVVEEVSTAMFSMLIDWMKSHNFIHYEISAFGKEGYFSRHNTSYWKGNKYIGLGPAAHSFDGENRTWNVASLNRYIKGVEEGKPEQNSENLSSDEKYNEFILTGLRTMWGVDLNELKILFGEKIYIYCIENADKYLNRQLLTIEGNNLKLTREGIFISDGIMSDLMRV, encoded by the coding sequence GTGAATAAAACATTTTCAGAAAATATAAAACCGGCAGGTATATATGTTCATATCCCTTTCTGCAAAATAAGATGCACTTATTGCGATTTCTATACTCTTACAAATGAAACTCGTATAGATGCTTTTGTTGAAAGTCTTTGCAAGGAGATTGAACTTAGGAAAGATGAAATTAAAGAACCGGTTAAAACAGTATATTTTGGAGGAGGCACCCCTTCTCGTTTAAGTGAACATCATTTTAATAAAATATTTGACTCTCTATACCAGAACTTCAAAATAGAACCTACATCAGAGATAACTGTAGAGGCAAACCCTGATGACCTCTCTGATGAATATGTTGAGATGCTTGCTCGTCTCCCGGTAAACCGATTAAGTATTGGTATACAAAGCTTCGATGATAACGAGCTTAAATTCCTTAGCAGACGTCACTCTGCAATTCAGGCTATTAATGCTGTTAAACGATGCCAGATGAATGGCTTCAGCAATATAAGTATCGACCTGATGTATGGACTCCCAAATCAAACAACCAAAATATGGGAACAAAACCTTAAACAGGCAACAAGTCTAGGTATTCAGCATCTGTCAGCTTATCATCTTATTTATGAGGAAAAGACACGAATGTACTCCATGCTAAAAGCCGGTAAGATAGAACCGGTAGTTGAGGAGGTGAGTACAGCTATGTTTTCTATGCTCATCGACTGGATGAAAAGTCATAATTTTATTCATTATGAGATCTCTGCTTTCGGAAAAGAGGGTTATTTCTCAAGACACAACACTTCATACTGGAAAGGCAATAAATATATTGGTCTAGGCCCTGCCGCCCACTCTTTTGATGGAGAAAACCGAACATGGAATGTGGCATCTTTAAACCGTTATATAAAAGGAGTTGAGGAAGGAAAACCTGAACAGAATTCAGAAAATCTTAGTTCAGATGAAAAATATAATGAGTTTATACTCACCGGACTACGAACAATGTGGGGAGTTGACCTGAATGAACTGAAAATTCTGTTCGGTGAAAAAATCTATATTTACTGTATAGAAAATGCAGATAAATATCTCAATAGACAGCTTCTTACAATAGAAGGAAATAATTTGAAACTCACTCGTGAAGGCATTTTTATATCTGATGGTATAATGAGTGATTTAATGAGGGTGTAG
- a CDS encoding HD domain-containing protein, which translates to MNLKDQLSRAIELAIEAHDGQLDTHNGRPYIEHPFRVMNAGFTLHEKITGILHDVIEDTDVTLDQLREEGFSDTIIDSVDAMTRRDNESYDDYIIRLQANPIAVRVKINDLTDNMDIRRWDEIQYHDLARLQKYLEAYKKLTEKE; encoded by the coding sequence ATGAACCTGAAAGATCAGCTTAGCAGAGCAATCGAACTTGCAATAGAGGCACATGACGGCCAGCTCGATACCCATAACGGCAGGCCCTATATCGAACACCCATTCCGTGTAATGAATGCTGGATTCACCTTACACGAGAAGATCACAGGTATTCTTCATGATGTTATAGAGGATACAGATGTTACATTGGATCAACTCCGTGAAGAGGGTTTTTCCGATACGATTATCGATTCGGTAGATGCAATGACACGTCGCGACAACGAGTCATATGACGATTATATAATAAGACTACAGGCAAATCCAATTGCAGTCAGAGTTAAGATTAACGACTTGACTGACAATATGGATATAAGACGCTGGGATGAGATTCAGTATCACGACCTGGCTCGTCTGCAGAAATATCTGGAAGCTTACAAAAAGCTTACTGAAAAGGAATAA
- a CDS encoding glycerophosphodiester phosphodiesterase: MKKKSLLLVFILFAGLMNLSAQQIIAHRGYWKTNGSAQNSIEALMQADAIKAYGSEVDIWLSSDGIPVVNHDAEITLDGKKLIVQETPFEILSQVKLANEEPLPTVEDYLDAFVNCKNTKLIIEFKTHNSKEREDELVEKVIKMVNDRGIQDKVEYISFGINIVQQVKKLAPEADVYYLNGDLTPQILSKMGMTGMDYHFNVFTKRPEWVKEAHELGLKVNTWTVNQPEDIQKMIDLKVDFITTDEPLLVNEIINKQ, from the coding sequence ATGAAAAAGAAATCGCTCTTACTGGTCTTTATCCTTTTTGCAGGATTGATGAATCTAAGTGCACAACAGATTATCGCACATCGTGGTTATTGGAAAACAAATGGGTCTGCACAAAACTCTATAGAAGCACTTATGCAGGCTGATGCTATAAAAGCATATGGTTCTGAAGTAGATATCTGGCTTTCATCTGATGGTATTCCTGTTGTTAATCATGATGCTGAAATTACTTTAGATGGCAAAAAACTGATTGTACAGGAGACTCCATTTGAAATACTTTCACAGGTAAAACTGGCAAATGAAGAACCATTACCCACAGTTGAAGATTATCTCGACGCATTCGTAAATTGCAAGAACACAAAACTGATAATTGAGTTTAAAACTCATAACTCAAAGGAGAGAGAGGATGAACTGGTAGAAAAAGTAATCAAAATGGTTAATGACCGTGGCATACAAGATAAAGTTGAGTATATCTCATTTGGAATAAATATAGTGCAGCAAGTAAAAAAACTAGCACCTGAAGCAGATGTTTATTATCTAAATGGAGATTTAACACCTCAGATACTTTCTAAAATGGGTATGACCGGGATGGATTATCATTTTAATGTTTTCACTAAAAGACCTGAATGGGTAAAAGAGGCTCATGAACTGGGTTTAAAAGTTAATACATGGACAGTGAACCAACCAGAGGATATACAAAAAATGATAGATCTTAAAGTAGACTTCATTACAACAGATGAACCATTACTAGTTAATGAAATTATTAATAAACAATGA
- a CDS encoding tryptophanase, whose translation MEEIKFYKGENIPLELHKVRVVQKLNLVPIERRLKALEEGGYNTFRLTTNDVFLDMLTDSGTNAMSDNQLAAMMQADDAYAGSQSFIRLQKAVEDVLGKKYFLPVHQGRAAENILSNAYIRKGSLIPMNYHFTTTMAHITQYGGKIAELLYDEGYVIDSDHPFKGNMNIEKLEDTIKTHGAKNIPFIRMEASTNLIGGQPFSIKNLRDVRAIADKYNIRVVLDASLLGENAYLVHLREDEFKESSLGDIIKTMTDLADIVYFSARKLSSSRGGGICTNDRDIYQELEALIPLFEGFLTYGGISVREIESMAVGLYETLDETMIRQSPDFIAYLVNSLDAYGISTVKPAGVLGAHVNAMEICDHIPQKEYPAGALAAALYLISGVRGMERGTLSNQRDEYGNETLADMELVRLAVPRRVFTLSQIKYVADRMAWLYDNRKLIGGLRFVYEPPVLRFFMGGLEPVSDWPQKLIAKFKEDFGESL comes from the coding sequence ATGGAAGAGATTAAATTTTATAAAGGAGAGAACATACCTTTGGAGCTTCATAAAGTTAGGGTAGTTCAAAAGTTAAACCTTGTACCAATTGAAAGAAGATTGAAAGCCCTGGAAGAAGGAGGATACAATACATTCAGGTTAACCACCAACGATGTTTTCCTGGATATGCTCACAGACAGTGGAACAAATGCAATGAGCGATAATCAGCTGGCTGCGATGATGCAGGCAGATGATGCATATGCGGGATCTCAGAGCTTTATCAGGCTTCAGAAAGCTGTTGAAGATGTGCTTGGCAAAAAATATTTTTTACCGGTCCACCAAGGTCGTGCTGCAGAAAACATCCTTTCAAATGCATATATCCGCAAAGGGAGTCTAATTCCTATGAACTATCACTTTACAACTACAATGGCACATATAACTCAATATGGAGGAAAAATTGCCGAGTTGTTGTATGATGAAGGATATGTAATCGATTCAGATCACCCCTTTAAAGGGAATATGAATATTGAAAAGCTGGAGGATACCATAAAAACTCATGGAGCAAAAAATATTCCTTTCATCCGTATGGAAGCTTCTACCAACCTTATTGGTGGTCAGCCATTTTCAATTAAAAACCTAAGAGACGTCAGAGCTATTGCTGATAAATATAATATTAGAGTTGTTCTCGATGCCAGTTTACTTGGTGAAAACGCTTATCTTGTTCATCTGCGTGAGGATGAATTCAAAGAAAGCTCTTTAGGTGATATAATTAAAACGATGACAGACTTAGCCGATATCGTTTACTTTTCTGCACGAAAGCTAAGTTCCTCAAGAGGTGGTGGTATTTGTACAAACGACCGTGATATTTATCAGGAACTTGAAGCACTGATTCCTCTCTTCGAAGGATTCCTGACCTATGGTGGTATTTCTGTAAGAGAGATAGAATCAATGGCAGTTGGGTTATATGAAACATTGGACGAAACCATGATTCGCCAAAGTCCTGATTTCATTGCATATCTTGTTAACTCACTTGATGCCTATGGTATTTCAACTGTAAAACCAGCAGGCGTTTTAGGTGCACACGTAAATGCAATGGAAATTTGTGACCATATACCACAGAAAGAATATCCGGCAGGAGCACTAGCTGCAGCACTCTATCTGATATCCGGGGTAAGAGGTATGGAACGAGGCACATTATCAAATCAGAGAGATGAGTATGGAAATGAAACACTGGCTGACATGGAGCTTGTAAGACTTGCTGTTCCGAGACGAGTATTTACACTTTCACAGATTAAGTATGTTGCTGATCGTATGGCATGGCTTTATGATAACCGAAAACTAATTGGAGGATTACGCTTTGTATATGAGCCTCCTGTACTTAGATTCTTTATGGGTGGATTGGAACCTGTTAGTGACTGGCCACAAAAACTCATAGCTAAATTCAAAGAGGATTTTGGAGAAAGTCTATAA
- a CDS encoding ROK family protein — protein sequence MDKPYAIGVDVGGTNTVVGIVDKRGQILINGSIKTAKHTEVENYLDELTKLIDELISKITTKDQIKGIGAGTPNGNYFTGSIEFAPNLPWKGVIPFAQMLEDRTGIPVALTNDANAAAIGEMTYGAARGMKDFIVITLGTGVGSGIVVNGQMVYGNDGFAGELGHTIVRRENGRVCGCGRHGCLEAYASATGLARTAREILEKRPDAKTILRDIPAEEITSKDVFDAAMEGDEIAKEIFEYTGKILGESFADFVAFSSPEAIILFGGLSKAGDLIMDPIRKSMEENLLPIFQNKVKLLFSELKESDAAVLGASALGWEVR from the coding sequence ATGGATAAACCTTATGCAATAGGGGTAGATGTTGGCGGTACAAATACAGTTGTAGGAATAGTTGACAAGAGAGGACAGATCTTAATCAACGGTAGTATTAAAACTGCTAAACATACAGAGGTTGAGAACTACCTTGATGAATTAACTAAGCTTATTGATGAATTAATAAGCAAAATCACTACAAAAGATCAAATCAAAGGTATTGGTGCCGGTACTCCTAATGGCAACTACTTCACTGGAAGTATCGAGTTTGCTCCTAACCTGCCTTGGAAAGGCGTTATACCTTTTGCTCAAATGCTGGAAGATCGTACAGGTATACCTGTTGCTCTTACAAATGATGCTAATGCTGCTGCTATTGGTGAAATGACCTATGGAGCTGCACGCGGTATGAAAGACTTTATTGTTATAACACTGGGAACAGGCGTTGGCAGTGGTATAGTAGTAAACGGGCAGATGGTTTACGGCAACGATGGTTTTGCAGGTGAATTAGGTCATACAATTGTTCGCAGAGAGAATGGAAGAGTTTGTGGTTGCGGTAGACATGGATGTCTTGAAGCATATGCATCAGCAACCGGATTGGCACGTACAGCACGTGAAATACTGGAAAAAAGACCTGATGCTAAAACTATTCTAAGAGATATCCCAGCAGAAGAAATCACTTCTAAAGATGTATTTGATGCAGCAATGGAAGGTGATGAGATTGCTAAAGAGATATTTGAATATACAGGAAAAATATTAGGTGAATCATTTGCTGATTTCGTTGCTTTCTCAAGTCCTGAAGCAATAATCCTTTTTGGAGGTTTATCTAAAGCAGGTGATTTGATTATGGATCCAATACGTAAAAGTATGGAGGAGAATCTGTTACCAATATTCCAGAATAAGGTAAAACTGTTATTCTCTGAGCTTAAGGAAAGCGATGCTGCAGTATTGGGAGCTAGTGCACTTGGCTGGGAGGTCAGATAA
- the purH gene encoding bifunctional phosphoribosylaminoimidazolecarboxamide formyltransferase/IMP cyclohydrolase, with protein MSRKIQTALISVYHKDGLEEILQELNKLQVKFISTGGTHEFITSLGYECETVEEVSGYPSILGGRVKTLHPKIFGGILYRREVESDRKQVKAYDIPSIDLVIVDLYPFEETVAAGGSEAEIIEKIDIGGISLIRGAAKNYKDVIIVASKDQYSPLLNLLKEKQGTSDIDDRRQFATEAFKVSSGYDSAIFRYFDNEDRSALRISLNETKQLRYGENPHQKGTFYGDFDEIFEQLHGKEISYNNLLDIDAAVTLISDFDETALAILKHNNACGMACRPTVKESWDAALAADPVSAFGGIVVTNRTVDKEAAEAINSIFFEVIIAPAYDKDALEILIQKKNRIILILKSAEKASQKLQYRSVLNGALVQDKNISVQTIDDIQVVTEKAPTEDEIKDLLFANLLVKHTKSNAIVLAKNRQLIASGTGQTSRVDALKQAIEKAETFNFDLNGAVMASDAFFPFPDCVEIAHKAGITSVIQPGGSIRDSESVDYCNKNGLSMVTTGTRHFKH; from the coding sequence ATGTCACGAAAGATTCAAACAGCGCTCATTTCAGTATATCATAAAGATGGGTTGGAAGAAATTCTTCAGGAATTAAATAAATTACAGGTAAAGTTTATTTCAACTGGTGGAACCCATGAATTTATAACCTCTTTAGGATATGAATGTGAAACAGTGGAAGAAGTAAGCGGTTATCCTTCCATTCTTGGGGGCAGAGTAAAAACTCTTCATCCCAAAATCTTTGGTGGCATATTATATAGACGTGAAGTTGAGTCTGATAGAAAACAGGTTAAAGCTTACGACATTCCATCTATTGATCTTGTAATAGTAGATCTTTATCCTTTTGAAGAGACTGTAGCAGCCGGTGGCAGTGAAGCGGAGATAATAGAAAAGATAGATATAGGTGGTATTTCACTAATCCGTGGCGCAGCAAAGAACTATAAGGATGTAATAATTGTAGCTTCAAAAGATCAGTATAGCCCCTTATTGAATCTGTTAAAAGAAAAACAAGGCACTTCAGATATAGATGATCGCCGTCAGTTTGCAACAGAAGCTTTTAAGGTTTCGTCGGGTTATGACTCAGCAATTTTCAGATATTTCGACAATGAAGATCGATCTGCTTTGCGTATATCTTTAAATGAGACCAAACAATTAAGATATGGTGAAAATCCACATCAGAAAGGTACCTTTTATGGAGATTTTGATGAGATTTTTGAACAGTTGCATGGTAAAGAGATCTCATATAATAACCTTCTCGATATTGATGCTGCAGTTACTCTTATTTCAGATTTTGATGAGACTGCACTAGCTATTCTTAAGCATAATAATGCTTGTGGAATGGCTTGCCGACCAACAGTGAAAGAATCATGGGATGCTGCTTTGGCTGCTGATCCTGTTTCTGCATTTGGTGGTATAGTTGTGACTAATAGAACAGTTGACAAGGAAGCTGCAGAGGCTATCAATTCCATTTTCTTTGAAGTTATAATTGCACCTGCTTACGACAAAGATGCACTTGAAATTTTGATTCAAAAGAAAAATCGTATAATTTTGATACTCAAATCGGCAGAGAAGGCTTCACAAAAATTGCAATACAGATCGGTTTTGAATGGAGCACTTGTACAGGATAAGAATATAAGCGTACAGACAATAGATGATATTCAGGTGGTTACCGAGAAAGCGCCTACTGAAGATGAAATAAAAGATTTATTATTTGCCAACCTATTGGTTAAACATACAAAATCAAATGCTATTGTTCTGGCTAAAAACAGGCAGCTTATTGCAAGTGGTACAGGACAAACTTCCAGAGTTGATGCATTGAAACAGGCTATCGAGAAAGCAGAAACATTTAACTTCGACCTTAATGGTGCTGTTATGGCAAGTGACGCATTCTTCCCTTTTCCTGATTGCGTGGAAATAGCTCACAAAGCCGGTATTACATCTGTTATTCAACCGGGAGGATCTATTCGTGATTCAGAATCAGTAGATTACTGTAATAAAAATGGCCTTTCAATGGTAACAACTGGTACAAGGCACTTCAAACATTAA